The proteins below are encoded in one region of Aquisalimonas asiatica:
- a CDS encoding NAD(P)(+) transhydrogenase (Re/Si-specific) subunit beta — METLIQLSYFLAAVLFIVGLKAMSSPKTARKGVMWAGVGMVLAVVVTLFHGDIQGFSNYLLIFVAIAIGSSLAWVTAKRVQMTEMPQMVALYNGMGGGSAGAIGAVALMEAQRKLVESGDSVIHQQMGFDIAVLAVLGGLIGTVAFSGSLVAWAKLDGRMQRNSLMPAQQIVNIVLFAAMVLAGIWVLFSGGMTSIVVFFALALVFGVFMTVPIGGADMPVVISLFNALTGLAVGFKGFVLGNAALIIAGTLVGAAGMLLTHLMAKAMNRPISNVLFSGFGTQATGGDGPEGEMTEMGAEDAAYTMAYADSVVIVPGYGMAVGQAQHKIWEMVQGLQSRGVDVKFAIHPVAGRMPGHMNVLLAEAGVPYDMIYDMEEINEDFKLTDVVLVIGANDVVNPAAKTDESSPIYGMPILDVEDAEQVLVIKRGKGTGFSGVENHLFYGDKTKMVFGDAQKVASQMASTVKDL, encoded by the coding sequence ATGGAAACGTTGATTCAACTGAGTTATTTCCTGGCTGCCGTCCTGTTCATTGTCGGGCTCAAGGCCATGAGTTCGCCGAAAACGGCGCGCAAGGGCGTGATGTGGGCCGGCGTCGGCATGGTACTGGCGGTCGTCGTCACGCTGTTCCACGGCGACATCCAGGGCTTCTCCAACTATCTGCTCATCTTCGTGGCCATCGCCATCGGCAGCTCGCTGGCATGGGTCACCGCCAAGCGGGTGCAGATGACCGAGATGCCGCAGATGGTGGCGCTGTACAACGGCATGGGCGGCGGCTCGGCCGGTGCCATCGGTGCCGTGGCGCTGATGGAAGCCCAGCGCAAGCTGGTGGAATCGGGTGACAGTGTCATTCACCAGCAGATGGGCTTTGACATCGCCGTCCTGGCGGTTCTCGGTGGCCTGATCGGCACCGTGGCGTTCTCGGGCTCCCTGGTCGCCTGGGCCAAGCTCGACGGCCGCATGCAGCGCAACAGCCTGATGCCCGCCCAGCAGATCGTGAACATCGTCCTGTTCGCGGCCATGGTGCTGGCCGGTATCTGGGTGCTGTTCAGCGGCGGCATGACCTCCATCGTGGTGTTCTTCGCCCTGGCGCTGGTATTCGGCGTGTTCATGACCGTGCCCATCGGCGGTGCCGACATGCCGGTGGTGATCTCGCTGTTCAACGCCCTCACCGGGCTGGCGGTCGGCTTCAAGGGCTTCGTGCTCGGCAACGCCGCGCTGATCATCGCCGGTACGCTGGTGGGTGCCGCGGGCATGCTGCTCACGCACCTGATGGCCAAGGCCATGAACCGGCCGATCTCCAATGTGCTCTTCAGCGGCTTCGGCACTCAGGCGACAGGCGGTGACGGCCCTGAAGGCGAGATGACGGAAATGGGCGCGGAAGACGCGGCTTACACCATGGCCTACGCCGACAGCGTCGTCATCGTGCCGGGCTACGGCATGGCCGTGGGTCAGGCGCAGCACAAGATCTGGGAGATGGTCCAGGGTCTGCAGAGCCGCGGCGTGGACGTGAAGTTCGCGATCCACCCGGTGGCCGGCCGTATGCCTGGCCACATGAACGTGCTGCTGGCCGAGGCCGGCGTGCCGTACGACATGATCTACGACATGGAAGAGATCAACGAGGACTTCAAGCTCACGGACGTGGTCCTGGTCATCGGCGCGAACGACGTGGTCAACCCGGCCGCCAAGACCGACGAGTCCAGCCCGATCTACGGCATGCCCATCCTGGATGTGGAAGATGCCGAGCAGGTGCTGGTGATCAAGCGCGGCAAGGGCACTGGCTTCTCCGGCGTGGAGAACCACCTGTTCTACGGTGACAAGACCAAGATGGTCTTCGGTGACGCCCAGAAGGTGGCCAGCCAGATGGCATCCACCGTCAAGGATCTCTGA
- a CDS encoding primosomal protein N' has product MPDTTVVQVAVPAPMDQTLDYLPPAEGRLPAPGARVRVPFGRRQVVGVVTGGSTRARIDGGRLKAITEILDSEPLIPDAVLKLGLWAAGYYHHPPGEVLTGMLPTPLRQGGRAARKPPEYWQLTADGHACDRDRLARRARRQAAVLARLAEQAEALPTAALADLEGDWRTALRKLAEQGLVERAAPSASPPTAAPTALNEDQQRAADAITDSLGSFSAHLLEGVTGSGKTEVYLAAMDAVLARGEQVLLLVPEIGLTPQLIERFSARVPGRIAVLHSALADGERQDAWLAAANGDVDVLIGTRSALFTPLPRAGLIIVDEEHDPSLKQQEGFRYNARDLAAVRARNGDFPLVLGSATPSLESLHNALAGRYRLLDLPRRAGAARPPRLELLDIRGQPLEAGVSRPVLARMDRHLADGGQVLLFLNRRGYAPVLLCHDCGWVASCTRCDARLTWHQHAGRLRCHHCGHERPVNRHCEDCGSTDLRDVGQGTEKLEKALADRFPDTGIVRIDRDSTRRKGAMTDLLDRARHGDGRILLGTQMLAKGHDLPDISLVAILDCDQGLFGADFRAPERMAQLITQVSGRAGRRDRPGEVLLQTHHPEHPLLDTLLREGYGRVARTMLQQRRDAALPPHTHMALVRAEAVESRAPHAFLEEVRHSGERLAGDDVLLMGPVPAPMERRAGRYRAQLLIQAPTRAPLHALLTRLVPGLTELPGARRVRWSVDVDPQDMF; this is encoded by the coding sequence ATGCCTGACACAACCGTCGTCCAGGTTGCGGTACCCGCACCCATGGACCAGACACTCGACTATCTGCCGCCCGCCGAGGGCAGGCTGCCGGCGCCCGGGGCGCGCGTGCGCGTGCCCTTCGGGCGCCGGCAGGTCGTCGGCGTAGTCACCGGTGGCAGTACCCGGGCCCGCATCGATGGTGGCCGCCTGAAGGCCATCACCGAGATCCTGGATTCCGAGCCGCTGATCCCCGACGCTGTTCTCAAGCTCGGGCTGTGGGCCGCCGGTTACTATCACCACCCACCGGGCGAAGTGCTGACCGGCATGCTGCCCACACCGCTGCGCCAGGGTGGCCGTGCCGCACGCAAACCCCCGGAGTACTGGCAGCTCACCGCCGACGGCCACGCCTGTGATCGCGACCGCCTGGCTCGTCGCGCGCGCCGACAGGCCGCCGTGCTCGCACGCCTGGCAGAACAGGCAGAGGCGCTCCCAACGGCTGCCCTTGCCGATCTGGAGGGTGACTGGCGCACGGCATTGCGCAAACTGGCGGAACAGGGCCTGGTGGAACGGGCGGCGCCGTCGGCGTCCCCACCCACCGCGGCGCCGACGGCGTTGAACGAGGATCAGCAACGCGCCGCCGACGCCATCACCGACTCCCTTGGCAGCTTCAGCGCCCATCTCCTGGAAGGGGTAACCGGCAGCGGCAAGACGGAAGTCTACCTGGCTGCCATGGACGCCGTGCTGGCGCGTGGCGAGCAGGTGCTGCTGCTGGTCCCTGAGATCGGGCTGACGCCCCAGCTCATCGAACGATTCAGCGCCCGGGTACCGGGGCGCATCGCCGTGCTGCACTCGGCACTGGCCGACGGCGAACGCCAGGACGCCTGGCTGGCCGCCGCGAACGGCGACGTGGACGTGCTCATCGGCACCCGCTCGGCGCTGTTCACCCCACTCCCCCGCGCCGGGCTGATCATCGTTGACGAAGAGCACGACCCGTCACTGAAGCAGCAGGAGGGGTTTCGCTACAACGCCCGTGATCTCGCGGCTGTGCGCGCCCGCAATGGCGACTTTCCGCTGGTGCTCGGCTCCGCCACGCCGTCGCTGGAGAGCCTGCACAACGCACTGGCCGGGCGTTACCGGCTGCTGGACCTGCCGCGCCGGGCCGGCGCCGCCCGGCCACCGCGGCTGGAGCTGCTGGACATCCGCGGCCAGCCCCTGGAGGCCGGGGTCTCCCGGCCGGTGCTCGCACGCATGGACCGGCATCTCGCCGACGGCGGCCAGGTGCTGCTGTTTCTCAACCGGCGTGGCTACGCCCCGGTCCTGCTCTGTCACGACTGCGGCTGGGTGGCCAGCTGCACGCGCTGCGACGCCCGCCTCACCTGGCACCAGCACGCGGGGCGGCTGCGCTGCCACCACTGCGGTCACGAACGCCCGGTGAACCGGCACTGCGAGGACTGCGGCAGCACCGATCTGCGTGACGTGGGCCAGGGCACGGAGAAACTGGAGAAGGCACTGGCCGACCGCTTCCCCGACACGGGTATCGTGCGCATCGACCGTGACAGCACCCGCCGCAAGGGCGCCATGACCGATCTGCTGGACCGCGCCCGCCATGGCGACGGCCGGATCCTGCTGGGCACGCAGATGCTGGCCAAGGGGCACGACCTGCCGGACATCAGCCTGGTGGCGATCCTGGACTGCGATCAGGGGCTGTTCGGCGCCGATTTCCGCGCGCCCGAGCGGATGGCGCAGCTCATCACCCAGGTCTCGGGGCGGGCCGGCCGCCGCGACCGGCCCGGCGAAGTCCTGCTGCAGACACACCACCCGGAACACCCGCTGCTGGACACGCTGCTCAGAGAGGGCTACGGACGGGTCGCCCGCACCATGCTGCAGCAACGCCGGGACGCCGCACTGCCCCCTCATACCCACATGGCCCTGGTGCGCGCCGAAGCGGTGGAGAGCCGAGCGCCCCATGCGTTTCTTGAAGAGGTCCGGCACAGTGGCGAGCGCCTGGCGGGCGACGACGTGCTCCTGATGGGGCCGGTCCCCGCGCCCATGGAGCGCCGGGCCGGCCGCTACCGCGCGCAGCTGCTGATACAGGCGCCAACGCGGGCACCGCTGCACGCGCTGCTGACCCGACTGGTGCCTGGTCTGACTGAGCTGCCGGGAGCCCGTCGTGTGCGCTGGTCCGTGGACGTGGACCCGCAGGACATGTTCTAG
- a CDS encoding NAD(P) transhydrogenase subunit alpha → MIEGFTALYIFMLSAVAGYEVISRVPVILHTPLMSGSNFIHGIVVVGAMIVLGHAATPMEQLIGFIAVLLGAGNAVGGYVVTERMLEMFKSSKSEG, encoded by the coding sequence ATGATCGAGGGTTTCACTGCACTCTACATCTTCATGCTGTCCGCGGTGGCGGGCTATGAAGTGATTTCCCGCGTACCGGTCATCCTGCATACACCGCTGATGTCCGGCTCCAACTTCATCCACGGCATCGTCGTTGTCGGCGCAATGATCGTGCTGGGGCACGCCGCCACACCCATGGAACAGCTGATCGGCTTCATCGCCGTGCTGCTGGGTGCCGGTAACGCCGTCGGCGGTTACGTGGTCACCGAACGCATGCTCGAGATGTTCAAGAGCAGCAAGAGCGAAGGCTAA
- a CDS encoding SPOR domain-containing protein, protein MANTKRSTGAKRKPQPKQQAAGGSRVGWFLSGLLPGLFVAYLVHMHHDRDASVMTPSSPGETAGQQEERGGDSNRPRFEFYELLSEMEVVVPDEPDDADADDVAEALPDTPATPSPDATPSDPEPAEEPATGDAEERAHYMVQAGSFQSHEDADRMKANLALIGVEANIESVEVDSGETWHRVRIGPFADRDRVDSLRSQLEDNNVDSILLRSRS, encoded by the coding sequence ATGGCCAACACCAAACGCAGCACGGGCGCAAAGCGCAAACCACAACCGAAGCAGCAGGCCGCTGGCGGCTCCCGGGTGGGCTGGTTTCTCAGCGGGCTGCTGCCGGGCCTGTTCGTGGCGTATCTGGTTCACATGCACCACGACCGCGACGCCAGCGTCATGACCCCCTCCTCTCCGGGCGAGACCGCCGGGCAGCAGGAGGAGCGCGGCGGCGACAGCAACCGTCCCCGCTTCGAGTTCTACGAGCTGCTCTCGGAGATGGAGGTGGTGGTGCCGGATGAGCCGGATGACGCCGACGCGGACGACGTCGCGGAAGCATTGCCGGATACACCGGCCACCCCCTCACCCGACGCCACGCCATCCGACCCGGAACCGGCAGAAGAGCCCGCCACCGGGGACGCCGAGGAGCGTGCCCACTACATGGTGCAGGCCGGCTCGTTCCAGTCCCACGAGGATGCCGACCGCATGAAGGCCAACCTGGCGCTCATCGGCGTGGAGGCGAATATCGAGAGCGTGGAGGTGGACTCGGGCGAGACCTGGCACCGCGTGCGTATCGGGCCGTTCGCCGACCGCGATCGCGTGGACTCGCTGCGCAGCCAGCTCGAGGACAACAACGTCGACAGCATCCTGCTGCGCTCGCGGAGCTGA
- the speA gene encoding biosynthetic arginine decarboxylase: MGEWSIQDARQLYNTAHWGGGYFDIGDGGRVVARPSAQGSGTAIDLNELADAVQARGLPLPVLVRFVDILHHRVDSLCKAFESAMAAHAYTGRYTAVYPIKVNQQRRVVEEILSRGEQRVGLEAGSKPELMAVLALAPPGGTVICNGYKDREYVRLALLGQQLGMDVRIVMEKRSEADLVVAEAQRLGITPRLGMRVRLASIGAGKWQNTGGEKSKFGLSASQALGVVERLRAHGLEHTLELLHFHLGSQIPNVRDIRSGMREAARYYAELRALGVPVTTVDVGGGLGVDYEGTRSRNYCSMNYSVEEYASNVVHALWEICSEHDLPHPDVISESGRALTAHHAVLLTNVIDHDSPGDEHAQAPGDGAPQVLADLWRTLTEAAGRSPIERYHDAVHGLQEAQAMYTHGVLSLEQRAHAEQLYTAICHQVRGQLSPTARNHREVLDELNEKLAQKLFCNLSIFQSMPDVWAIDQVFPILPLAGLHERPTARAVLQDLTCDSDGSVQYYVDGEGVESTLPLPPFRPGTPYRLGIFMVGAYQEILGDMHNLFGDTAAINVHLDGDGYRLSEPVAGDTVEQVLHYVHFRRDRLMQAYEEKVMAAPLDAQQQRECLDALEAGLDGYTYLED; the protein is encoded by the coding sequence ATGGGCGAGTGGAGTATCCAGGACGCGCGTCAGCTCTATAACACCGCGCACTGGGGTGGCGGGTATTTCGACATCGGCGACGGGGGGCGGGTGGTGGCGAGACCGTCCGCCCAGGGCAGCGGCACCGCCATCGATCTCAACGAGCTTGCCGATGCCGTCCAGGCGCGCGGGCTGCCGCTGCCGGTGCTGGTTCGGTTCGTGGATATTCTTCACCACCGTGTCGACAGCCTCTGCAAGGCGTTCGAGTCGGCCATGGCCGCGCACGCCTACACGGGGCGTTATACCGCCGTCTATCCCATCAAGGTCAACCAGCAGCGCCGGGTGGTGGAAGAGATTCTCTCCCGGGGCGAGCAGCGGGTCGGGCTCGAGGCCGGCAGCAAGCCGGAGCTCATGGCCGTGCTGGCACTGGCACCCCCCGGCGGCACGGTCATCTGCAACGGCTACAAGGACCGCGAGTACGTGCGCCTCGCGCTGCTGGGGCAGCAGCTGGGCATGGACGTGCGCATCGTCATGGAGAAGCGCAGCGAGGCGGATCTGGTCGTGGCGGAGGCGCAGCGCCTTGGTATTACGCCCCGGCTCGGCATGCGGGTGCGGCTGGCGTCCATCGGCGCCGGCAAGTGGCAGAACACGGGAGGCGAGAAGTCCAAGTTCGGCCTGAGCGCGTCCCAGGCGTTGGGCGTGGTCGAGCGGCTGCGGGCACACGGGCTGGAGCACACCCTGGAGCTGCTGCATTTCCACCTGGGCTCACAGATCCCCAACGTCCGCGATATCCGCAGCGGCATGCGCGAAGCGGCCCGGTACTACGCGGAACTGCGCGCCCTGGGCGTTCCGGTGACCACCGTGGACGTGGGCGGTGGGCTCGGCGTGGACTACGAGGGCACGCGCTCGCGTAACTACTGCTCCATGAACTACTCCGTGGAGGAGTACGCGAGCAACGTGGTGCACGCGCTGTGGGAGATCTGCAGCGAGCACGACCTGCCCCACCCGGACGTCATCTCCGAGTCCGGCCGGGCGCTCACGGCCCACCACGCGGTGCTGCTCACCAACGTTATCGACCACGACAGCCCCGGTGACGAACACGCCCAAGCCCCGGGCGACGGCGCGCCACAGGTGCTTGCGGACCTCTGGCGGACCCTGACGGAAGCTGCCGGGCGGTCACCGATCGAGCGCTATCACGACGCCGTCCACGGGCTGCAGGAGGCGCAGGCCATGTACACCCACGGTGTGCTGAGCCTGGAGCAGCGCGCCCACGCGGAGCAGCTGTATACCGCCATCTGCCATCAGGTGCGGGGACAGCTCAGCCCCACCGCCCGCAACCACCGTGAAGTGCTGGACGAACTCAACGAGAAGCTGGCACAGAAGCTGTTCTGCAATCTCTCGATCTTCCAGTCCATGCCCGACGTCTGGGCCATCGACCAGGTCTTTCCGATCCTGCCGCTGGCAGGGCTGCACGAACGGCCCACGGCACGTGCCGTGTTGCAGGATCTCACCTGCGATTCGGATGGCAGCGTGCAGTACTACGTGGATGGCGAGGGCGTGGAGAGCACCCTGCCGCTGCCGCCGTTCAGGCCGGGCACACCCTATCGGCTCGGGATCTTCATGGTCGGTGCCTACCAGGAGATCCTCGGTGACATGCACAATCTGTTCGGCGATACCGCCGCGATCAACGTCCATCTGGACGGCGACGGCTACCGGCTCAGCGAGCCCGTCGCCGGTGATACGGTCGAGCAGGTGCTGCACTACGTCCATTTCCGGCGTGACCGCCTGATGCAGGCCTACGAGGAGAAGGTGATGGCGGCGCCGCTGGATGCGCAGCAGCAGCGCGAGTGTCTCGACGCCCTTGAGGCAGGGCTGGACGGCTATACCTACCTGGAAGACTGA
- a CDS encoding TIGR02444 family protein produces MPAIVDSESAWQGMVELYALPGMTEVCLRLQDRYGVSVSTLLTLVWSARAGHGPLTVAAAAAVAPDAERLERDVLRPYRHARNGLRGLARQDEAAADLRRDLLTRELALERFVQQRVVHLLRPDDARDAPGDAGRDCRATVARYLAAIPVQDSPELRADLRQFFLALGDTAPDRAVSEVVGGESVP; encoded by the coding sequence GTGCCGGCCATTGTTGACAGTGAATCCGCCTGGCAGGGCATGGTCGAACTCTACGCCCTGCCCGGCATGACGGAGGTGTGTCTCCGGCTGCAGGACCGCTACGGCGTCAGCGTCAGCACCCTGCTGACTCTGGTGTGGAGCGCGCGGGCCGGTCACGGCCCGCTCACCGTGGCTGCTGCGGCGGCGGTGGCGCCCGATGCTGAAAGGCTGGAGCGGGACGTGCTGCGGCCTTACCGTCATGCGCGTAACGGGCTACGGGGCCTTGCACGGCAGGATGAAGCGGCTGCTGACCTCCGCCGGGATCTTCTCACCCGGGAGCTGGCCCTGGAGCGGTTTGTCCAGCAGCGCGTGGTGCATCTCCTCCGGCCCGACGACGCCCGGGATGCGCCGGGTGATGCCGGCCGGGACTGCCGTGCGACCGTGGCCCGGTATCTGGCCGCGATCCCGGTGCAGGACAGCCCGGAGCTGCGTGCCGATCTGCGTCAGTTCTTCCTGGCGCTGGGTGATACGGCACCGGACCGGGCCGTGAGCGAGGTAGTGGGGGGCGAGTCAGTCCCTTAA
- a CDS encoding SseB family protein: protein MSNDTRFAEFEPLNDLEQDLLAAHTGEMDTVEFMQRMAESQVALLVDQEFAESQHPEGVQPLVLQGDDGEGLLAVFTAPARGYPVTEEHPEFAFSVEVSFAWAVHSTWDGMGVVVNPGWAVGFTVPPDAVRGMKGGEPRLQ from the coding sequence ATGAGTAACGATACGCGCTTCGCCGAGTTCGAGCCGCTCAACGATCTGGAGCAGGATCTGCTGGCGGCCCACACCGGCGAGATGGACACCGTGGAGTTCATGCAGCGCATGGCCGAAAGCCAGGTGGCGCTGCTGGTGGACCAGGAGTTCGCCGAGTCGCAGCATCCCGAAGGGGTGCAACCCCTGGTGCTCCAGGGAGATGACGGTGAAGGGCTGCTGGCCGTGTTCACTGCGCCGGCCCGGGGTTACCCGGTGACCGAGGAACACCCGGAGTTCGCCTTCTCCGTGGAGGTCTCGTTTGCCTGGGCGGTGCACAGCACCTGGGACGGCATGGGCGTGGTGGTCAACCCGGGCTGGGCGGTGGGGTTCACCGTCCCGCCCGACGCGGTCCGCGGGATGAAGGGCGGCGAGCCACGGCTCCAGTAA
- a CDS encoding DNA-J related domain-containing protein — translation MTQDGSDSQLMTAVLTLLREAPGGQTEHALIVRLRDQGVAPFADADLADPMALFRTHFILFHSLYRLREQLAAQGEWLRIHCLDIGIDVLTPDSDGASGRAVAAGDPLRDYYLDLDNLDTMDRATVEAMLSGFWRRLDAGERRHEALELLGLEEPAGVEEVTRRYRQLAQQHHPDKGGDTETLQRLNEARMVLTTEQ, via the coding sequence ATGACGCAGGATGGTTCCGATTCCCAGCTGATGACCGCCGTGCTGACGCTGCTCCGTGAGGCGCCGGGTGGCCAGACCGAGCATGCCCTGATCGTGCGGCTGCGTGATCAGGGCGTTGCGCCATTCGCGGACGCCGACCTGGCGGATCCCATGGCCCTGTTCCGCACCCATTTCATCCTCTTCCACAGCCTGTACCGGCTGCGCGAGCAGCTGGCGGCCCAGGGCGAGTGGCTTCGGATCCACTGCCTGGATATCGGCATTGATGTCCTCACGCCCGACAGCGACGGGGCGTCCGGGCGTGCCGTCGCCGCCGGTGATCCGCTGCGCGACTATTACCTGGACCTGGACAACCTCGACACCATGGACCGTGCCACGGTCGAGGCCATGCTGAGCGGTTTCTGGCGGCGGCTCGATGCCGGGGAGCGGCGCCACGAGGCGCTCGAGCTGCTCGGCCTGGAAGAGCCTGCAGGCGTGGAGGAGGTCACTCGCCGCTACCGTCAGCTTGCCCAGCAGCACCACCCGGACAAAGGCGGTGATACGGAGACCCTGCAGCGTCTCAACGAGGCGCGCATGGTGCTGACGACCGAGCAGTGA
- the argS gene encoding arginine--tRNA ligase, with amino-acid sequence MKEQLRSLIATAVDRLVADGTLPADTRVEIQVERARDKSHGDYAVNTAMVLAKQARMKPRELAERLVAAIPDDPGVAGVTIAGPGFINIDITAEAAYTAIRDALARGEAYGRASLGAGQRINIEFVSANPTGPLHVGHGRGAAFGGALASLLATAGYDVHREYYVNDAGRQMDILATSVWLRYLELEGESLRFPDNAYRGDYVRAIAERLMHREEDHFLHPAEVVFAELPLDACEGGDKEEYIDTLIARAKTLLGPEAYEVVFSLALETVLEDIREDLGAFGVTYDEWFSERSLTDSGAVDQALQRLDEAGHLYESEGATWFRSSAFGDEKDRVVRRENGSVTYFASDIAYHLNKLDRGYDQCIDIWGADHHGYVPRVHAAMRAFGHEPDRLDVRLVQFAILYRGSERMQMSTRSGQFVTLRELRDDVGADAARFFYVMRKPEQHLDFDLELAKSQSNDNPVYYIQYAHARICSVMAQLREKGLQHDADNGDRHLTRLTEAHETELVSAIGRYPEVIEIAAAAREPHQIAHFLRELASHVHTYYNAHQFLVDDADLRDARLNLVLAARQVIRNGLHLLGVSAPDAM; translated from the coding sequence ATGAAAGAACAGCTTCGCAGTCTTATTGCCACGGCCGTGGATCGCCTGGTCGCGGACGGTACGCTGCCCGCGGATACGCGGGTCGAGATCCAGGTGGAACGGGCCCGGGACAAGAGCCATGGCGATTACGCGGTGAATACCGCCATGGTGCTGGCAAAGCAGGCCCGCATGAAACCCAGGGAGCTGGCCGAGCGCCTGGTCGCCGCCATTCCCGATGACCCGGGTGTCGCGGGCGTCACCATTGCCGGCCCGGGGTTCATCAATATCGACATCACCGCGGAAGCCGCCTACACCGCGATCCGCGACGCGTTGGCACGCGGCGAGGCCTACGGCCGTGCCAGCCTGGGGGCCGGGCAGCGCATCAACATCGAGTTCGTGTCCGCCAATCCCACCGGGCCGCTGCACGTGGGCCACGGCCGCGGCGCCGCCTTCGGCGGGGCCCTGGCGAGCCTGCTGGCCACCGCCGGCTACGACGTGCACCGGGAGTACTACGTCAACGACGCCGGCCGGCAGATGGACATCCTCGCCACCAGCGTCTGGCTGCGTTACCTGGAGCTGGAGGGCGAGTCGCTGCGCTTCCCCGACAATGCCTACCGGGGCGATTACGTCCGCGCCATTGCCGAACGGCTCATGCACCGGGAAGAGGACCACTTCCTGCATCCGGCCGAAGTGGTGTTCGCCGAACTGCCCCTGGATGCCTGCGAAGGCGGCGACAAGGAAGAGTACATCGACACCCTGATCGCCCGCGCGAAGACCCTGCTCGGCCCGGAGGCGTACGAGGTGGTGTTCTCCCTGGCACTGGAGACGGTGCTTGAGGATATCCGCGAGGACCTGGGCGCCTTCGGGGTCACCTACGACGAGTGGTTCTCGGAACGCTCGCTCACCGACAGCGGTGCCGTGGACCAGGCACTGCAGCGGTTGGACGAGGCCGGGCACCTGTACGAATCGGAGGGCGCCACCTGGTTCCGCTCCAGTGCCTTCGGCGACGAGAAAGACCGCGTCGTGCGCCGCGAGAACGGTTCCGTCACCTACTTCGCCTCCGATATCGCCTACCACCTGAACAAGCTCGACCGTGGTTATGACCAGTGCATCGACATCTGGGGCGCCGACCACCACGGGTATGTGCCGCGGGTGCACGCGGCGATGCGCGCGTTCGGCCACGAACCGGACCGGCTGGACGTGCGCCTGGTGCAGTTCGCCATTCTCTACCGCGGCAGCGAACGCATGCAGATGTCCACCCGCTCCGGCCAGTTCGTGACGCTGCGGGAGCTACGGGACGACGTGGGCGCCGATGCCGCCCGGTTCTTCTACGTCATGCGCAAGCCCGAGCAGCACCTGGATTTCGATCTGGAGCTGGCCAAATCCCAGTCCAACGACAATCCCGTGTACTACATCCAGTACGCCCACGCGCGCATCTGCAGCGTCATGGCACAGCTCCGGGAGAAGGGGCTGCAGCACGACGCCGACAACGGCGACCGCCACCTCACCCGCCTGACCGAAGCGCACGAAACGGAGCTGGTCAGCGCCATCGGCCGCTACCCGGAAGTGATCGAGATCGCCGCCGCGGCGCGGGAGCCGCATCAGATCGCGCACTTCCTCCGGGAGCTGGCGAGCCATGTGCACACCTACTACAACGCGCACCAGTTCCTGGTCGACGACGCCGACCTGCGGGACGCGCGACTGAATCTGGTACTGGCCGCACGCCAGGTCATCCGCAACGGATTGCACCTGCTCGGTGTCAGTGCCCCGGACGCCATGTAA
- a CDS encoding NAD(P)-dependent oxidoreductase yields the protein MTEVANMKVGVIGMGAMGTGMARNLHKAGLLEAVWNRSADKAEAIAGELGVVAASDPATLAGQCDVIVTCVSRDEDVLAVMDAMAPGLSAGKTVVDTSTIAVDTAKQAAARLATTGVAFLDAPVSGGKEGAQNGQLVFMIGGDPAVVERLRPAFEAMGKSATHMGDVGSGQATKAVNQIMCAGINQAVTEALAFGQASGLEMDKVIDVVSGGAAGNWFLQMRGPTMVKGTFEPGFKLALHHKDLTICRQMLDNMNVALPTVEMTLKHYDRLMAAGYGDEDISALYRDKRELFNGGNKKSL from the coding sequence ATGACGGAGGTGGCGAACATGAAAGTCGGCGTGATCGGCATGGGGGCCATGGGCACCGGGATGGCGAGGAATCTGCACAAGGCGGGGCTGCTCGAGGCGGTGTGGAACCGCTCCGCGGACAAGGCCGAAGCGATCGCCGGGGAGCTGGGTGTCGTGGCGGCGTCCGACCCGGCAACACTGGCCGGCCAGTGCGATGTCATCGTGACCTGCGTCTCCCGGGATGAAGACGTCCTGGCAGTGATGGATGCCATGGCACCGGGTCTGTCTGCCGGCAAGACCGTGGTGGATACGTCCACCATCGCCGTGGACACGGCGAAGCAGGCCGCCGCCAGACTCGCCACCACAGGGGTGGCGTTCCTGGATGCACCCGTGTCGGGAGGCAAGGAAGGCGCGCAGAACGGGCAGCTGGTGTTCATGATTGGCGGCGATCCCGCCGTGGTGGAGCGGCTGCGCCCGGCGTTCGAGGCCATGGGCAAGAGCGCCACGCACATGGGCGACGTGGGGTCTGGCCAGGCCACCAAGGCGGTGAACCAGATCATGTGCGCAGGCATCAACCAGGCCGTCACCGAGGCGCTGGCCTTCGGCCAGGCGTCGGGCCTGGAGATGGACAAGGTCATCGATGTGGTCAGCGGCGGCGCCGCCGGCAACTGGTTCCTGCAGATGCGCGGCCCGACCATGGTCAAGGGCACCTTCGAGCCCGGCTTCAAGCTGGCGCTGCACCACAAGGACCTCACCATCTGCCGCCAGATGCTGGACAACATGAACGTGGCGCTGCCGACCGTGGAGATGACGCTCAAGCACTATGACCGCCTGATGGCGGCGGGCTATGGTGACGAGGATATCTCCGCGCTCTACCGCGACAAGCGCGAGCTGTTCAACGGCGGCAACAAGAAATCCCTGTAG